In Strigops habroptila isolate Jane chromosome 2, bStrHab1.2.pri, whole genome shotgun sequence, one genomic interval encodes:
- the LOC115604305 gene encoding granulocyte-macrophage colony-stimulating factor receptor subunit alpha-like: MFDTLGLICMMWWCMMLFYPLHADIQYIESEAQESPITNVKMNWRKMELTWESSKNFSKYKCTIMDRDMESTQTEVDSPLCRFPVELYLPLHKGVFLTIEVPNTNISKTCTFIPGGMNGSAIENFSCVIYNISLMNCTWQAGKDAPGDTQYFLYWQNSIYEDAMECELYIKDENGRNMGCRFQNVRIETEKAYFLVNGSSKDSLIQFYDEYIELYKIEILTPPLNVTVNCTRDSAGCIITWQAPLTSHVENIKCFQYEISIQNKDEPKEEKKDPPVRVRNNRYEFQNYNEEKKYILRIRARGKNCLVSSNWGEWSEPLEFGQGKDYFPFVILFLIALGTISVTLLPYCLFKRYCNFKSIFSSIPQPRDKFNASTDEDIQTEYVNLPKKCCIEEVTVVEEMT, from the exons atGTTTGATACTCTTGGACTCATTTGCATGATGTGGTGGTGTATGATGCTATTTTATCCCTTGCATGCTGACATCCAGTATATAGAGT CAGAGGCACAAGAATCACCTATtacaaatgtgaaaatgaattGGAGAAAAATGGAACTGACCTGGGAGAGCAGTAAAAATTTCTCTAAGTACAAATGTACCATCATGGACAGAGACATGGAAAGTACACAGACAGAG GTGGATAGTCCACTATGCAGGTTTCCAGTGGAACTATACCTGCCTCTGCACAAAGGGGTATTCCTTACTATTGAAGTGCCAAACACAAACATCTCAAAAACCTGCACCTTTATCCCTGGAG GCATGAACGGATCAGCCATTGAAAACTTCTCCTGTGTGATCTATAACATTTCCCTCATGAACTGCACTTGGCAGGCAGGCAAGGATGCACCAGGAGATACCCAGTATTTTCTCTATTGGCAGAACTCCAT ATATGAAGATGCGATGGAATGTGAGCTTTACATTAAGGATGAAAATGGCAGAAATATGGGATGTAGATTCCAAAATGTGAGGATAGAGACTGAAAAAGCTTACTTCTTGGTGAATGGTTCTAGCAAAGACTCTCTGATCCAGTTCTATGATGAGTACATTGAACTGTATAAAATTG aaatactCACTCCTCCATTAAATGTCACTGTCAATTGTACTAGAGATTCAGCAGGTTGCATAATTACATGGCAAGCACCCCTTACAAGTCATGTGGAAAACATAAAGTGTTTTCAGTATGAAATTAGCATACAAAATAAG GATGAAcccaaagaagagaaaaaggatcCTCCTGTAAGA GTAAGGAACAACAGATATGAATTCCAAAATtacaatgaggaaaaaaagtacattcTGAGAATCAGAGCACGTGGAAAAAATTGTCTTGTAAGCTCAAACTGGGGGGAATGGAGTGAACCCCTTGAGTTTG GTCAAGGGAAAGATTACTTTccttttgtgattttatttctgatagcACTTGGAACAATCTCAGTGACACTGCTCCCATATTGTCTTTTCAAAAG GTATTGCAATTTCAAGAGCATATTTTCTTCCATACCACAACCAAGAGACAAATTTAATGCATCAACTGATGAAGATATCCAG
- the LOC115604308 gene encoding granulocyte-macrophage colony-stimulating factor receptor subunit alpha-like — MVAPFALIFMTQWMLLIIQLCVGWHCTDCMNGSAIENFSCVIYNISLMNCTWQAGKDAPGDTQYFLYWQNSIYEDAMECELYIKDENGRNMGCRFQNVRIETEKAYFLVNGSRKDSLIQFYDAYIQLYKIEKLMPPANITVNCDEIKNNCIIQWQRPQISHSNKDKCFKYEIDIKYKASPEEKTIYTSIQEGGYNHTFQRYNTRKKCLLKMRAAGSVCFVSPAWGEWSAPVEFGNEEIISSSVWILLVVAVGTFLVAIVTILFCKRTGRWKAAFPQVPEPKNAFCGLPDTNTELMESKIPSITSDKEEITLVAEILK; from the exons ATGGTTGCTCCTTTTGCACTCATCTTCATGACACAGTGGATGTTGCTGATCATCCAGTTGTGTGTTGGCTGGCACTGCACAGACT GCATGAACGGATCAGCCATTGAAAACTTCTCCTGTGTGATCTATAACATTTCCCTCATGAACTGCACTTGGCAGGCAGGCAAGGATGCACCAGGAGATACCCAGTATTTTCTCTATTGGCAGAACTCCAT ATATGAAGATGCAATGGAATGTGAGCTTTACATTAAGGATGAAAATGGCAGAAATATGGGATGTAGATTCCAAAATGTGAGGATAGAGACTGAAAAAGCTTACTTCTTGGTGAATGGTTCTAGAAAAGACTCCCTAATCCAGTTTTATGATGCATACATTCAACTGTACAAAATTG aaaagctcATGCCTCCAGCAAATATCACTGTCAACTgtgatgaaattaaaaacaattgcATAATTCAGTGGCAACGACCTCAAATAAGTCATTCTAACAAAGACAAgtgttttaaatatgaaatcGACATAAAGTATAAG GCTAGTCCTGAGGAAAAAACCATCTATACTTCCATACAA gAAGGGGGATATAATCACACATTTCAAAGATACAACACAAGAAAGAAGTGTCTCTTGAAAATGAGGGCAGCTGGCAGTGTCTGCTTTGTGAGTCCAGCCTGGGGGGAGTGGAGTGCACCTGTAGAGTTTG gaaatgaagaaattatttcttcttcagtatGGATCTTACTTGTGGTAGCAGTTGGGACATTCTTAGTGGCAATTGTCACaattttattctgcaaaag GACTGGCCGTtggaaagcagcatttccacaAGTCCCAGAGccaaaaaatgcattttgtggaCTGCCTGATACAAATACAGAg ctgatgGAGAGCAAAATTCCGTCAATAACATCTGATAAGGAAGAGATAACATTAgttgctgaaatactgaaataa